The proteins below come from a single Marinobacter gudaonensis genomic window:
- a CDS encoding HEAT repeat domain-containing protein, producing MLKGLFLLEKVFFFGRFLMEFYERGIYERVRIISCYAKKTIMKAAVFLVFILMAGCGGGSLDSRAEKKAFIEEVGYSSDLERAEEIEPFLQDSDHEVVAWACFNLGYLGARQYIDELAQRLKSDEKQIVNMCASGLALMVGEDDTQLLPILHRTLDHDFLLARMSAVEALGNIGSSRSLDRLVLAFDAESSAEKATVVEALGKIGKPEALPLLEAYLSKVKAMDHAVPNRGGTRGSDLHPDALQAITEKAIVEIGRRSHNQ from the coding sequence GTGCTCAAAGGGCTGTTTTTGTTAGAGAAAGTCTTTTTCTTTGGGCGCTTTTTAATGGAGTTTTACGAACGAGGGATATACGAACGCGTTCGTATAATTAGCTGTTATGCGAAAAAAACGATTATGAAAGCTGCTGTTTTTCTGGTGTTCATTCTGATGGCTGGGTGCGGGGGAGGCTCTCTGGACAGCAGAGCTGAAAAAAAAGCTTTTATTGAAGAGGTCGGGTATTCAAGCGACTTAGAAAGGGCCGAGGAAATTGAACCGTTTCTGCAGGACTCTGATCATGAGGTAGTCGCTTGGGCCTGTTTCAATTTGGGATATCTCGGTGCTAGACAATACATTGATGAGCTGGCGCAGCGATTAAAGAGCGATGAGAAGCAGATTGTGAACATGTGTGCTTCTGGTTTGGCTCTGATGGTAGGGGAAGACGATACCCAGCTTTTGCCAATATTGCATCGCACTCTTGATCATGATTTTCTCCTGGCTCGCATGAGTGCAGTTGAGGCCTTGGGCAATATCGGGTCCTCGCGCTCACTTGATAGATTAGTGCTGGCTTTTGATGCTGAGAGCAGCGCCGAAAAAGCTACAGTTGTTGAAGCGCTTGGCAAAATTGGTAAGCCCGAGGCGCTTCCCCTTCTTGAGGCATACCTTTCAAAGGTCAAGGCAATGGATCACGCTGTTCCAAATCGCGGTGGTACCAGAGGATCTGATCTCCACCCTGATGCTCTGCAAGCGATTACCGAGAAGGCGATAGTTGAAATTGGGCGAAGATCGCATAACCAGTGA